Proteins from one Bufo gargarizans isolate SCDJY-AF-19 chromosome 8, ASM1485885v1, whole genome shotgun sequence genomic window:
- the ITPRIPL2 gene encoding inositol 1,4,5-trisphosphate receptor-interacting protein-like 2 has protein sequence MTAYSLNLKVFWLLVIILLTGVCCMFLALRRSSHEDDGGCQEQSLSSLQLLFKLGLVILVCYVVFRCCNYPQPKDHHLNFHHRQQQQLRRNLLETFYEQHIKLSPHVLGHSKAHVSQIVGELIKVGKAKQHDAGVIFRGDYLQIGSAYEQHKINSPDCFDILVPLKMPQSLKLEPVFAQVGKKEFMPMLGGSVLCGVAAPKKSEWVKTYKQFNDCFCLEVDRRHQLSASLILKWFHWKIQRCLNVIRYQFEERCHITLTVCDNKLILKILPRSDYVCCHISMSVRLIPAFHLGDSVYVTAQPWGSSSHQDNLNLDPYWGINFSKYEQKYLTWFKDQAPSNSCHLKCLQIMKSLRDLSSKTFQPSFTCQWRSIFCSYNLKTTLFYLLLQIPFEKWDDSFLMERIADIFMFWKECLQKEALMHFFLGNSTLPNFITLPKMFKEAQPVNLLEGYGPELLDRACFQLLNLWVQMPRILRMSSPPRNFIREALRCKHTTL, from the coding sequence ATGACAGCCTATTCACTAAACCTTAAGGTGTTCTGGCTGCTGGTGATCATCTTGTTGACAGGCGTCTGCTGCATGTTCCTTGCCCTCAGAAGAAGCAGTCATGAGGATGATGGGGGTTGTCAGGAGCAATCCCTCAGCAGTTTGCAACTTCTCTTCAAGTTGGGCTTGGTGATCCTGGTGTGCTATGTGGTCTTCAGATGCTGCAACTACCCCCAACCTAAGGATCACCACCTAAATTTCCATCATCGTCAGCAACAGCAGCTCAGGAGGAATCTGCTGGAAACCTTCTATGAACAGCACATCAAGCTTTCTCCACATGTTCTTGGCCACAGCAAAGCACATGTCAGCCAGATAGTGGGCGAGCTCATCAAAGTGGGCAAAGCCAAGCAACATGATGCCGGCGTCATCTTCAGAGGGGACTACCTACAGATTGGAAGTGCCTATGAGCAACATAAAATCAACAGCCCGGACTGCTTTGACATCTTGGTGCCTCTAAAAATGCCACAGAGTCTGAAGCTGGAGCCTGTTTTCGCACAGGTTGGTAAAAAAGAGTTCATGCCCATGCTTGGTGGGTCTGTACTATGTGGGGTGGCGGCTCCCAAAAAGTCTGAGTGGGTTAAAACGTATAAGCAGTTTAACGATTGCTTTTGCCTGGAGGTAGACCGCCGACACCAGTTGTCCGCCAGCCTCATCCTCAAGTGGTTCCATTGGAAGATCCAAAGGTGTCTCAATGTCATCAGGTATCAGTTTGAGGAGAGATGTCACATTACGCTTACTGTGTGCGACAATAAACTCATTTTGAAAATTCTCCCCAGGTCGGATTATGTCTGCTGCCACATCTCCATGTCCGTACGACTTATCCCTGCCTTTCATCTGGGGGACTCTGTGTATGTCACTGCCCAACCTTGGGGCAGTTCGTCCCACCAGGACAACTTAAATCTGGATCCATATTGGGGGATAAACTTTTCAAAATATGAGCAGAAGTACCTGACCTGGTTCAAGGATCAGGCCCCTTCGAACTCGTGTCACCTGAAGTGCCTACAGATCATGAAGAGCCTGAGGGACCTGAGCAGCAAGACCTTCCAGCCTTCCTTCACCTGTCAGTGGAGATCCATCTTCTGCTCCTACAACTTGAAAACGACACTTTTCTACCTTTTGCTTCAGATTCCTTTTGAAAAGTGGGATGACTCATTCCTCATGGAGAGGATAGCCGACATTTTCATGTTCTGGAAGGAATGTTTGCAAAAGGAGGCACTTATGCATTTCTTTCTAGGTAACAGCACCCTTCCTAATTTCATCACGTTGCCAAAAATGTTCAAGGAAGCCCAGCCTGTAAATCTGCTGGAGGGTTACGGGCCCGAGTTATTGGACCGGGCCTGTTTCCAGCTACTTAACTTGTGGGTTCAAATGCCTCGGATACTTCGCATGAGTTCCCCTCCGAGGAACTTTATCAGGGAAGCATTAAGGTGCAAACACACAACTCTCTGA